From one Triticum aestivum cultivar Chinese Spring chromosome 4B, IWGSC CS RefSeq v2.1, whole genome shotgun sequence genomic stretch:
- the LOC123089365 gene encoding LOB domain-containing protein 29, giving the protein MAGAGVTTTGSPCGACKFLRRRCAAECVFAPYFCAEDGASQFAAIHKVFGASNAAKLLQQVAPGDRSEVAATVTYEAQARLRDPVYGCVAHIFALQQQVVALQAQVAHARTQAQLGAATAMHPLLQQQLQQQAWQVAAAAEQHDHQSMTSTQSSSGCYSGAHQRSDGSSLHGAEMYCGYGEQEEGSY; this is encoded by the coding sequence ATGGCCGGCGCGGGCGTGACGACGACGGGGTCGCCGTGCGGGGCGTGCAAGTTCCTGCGGCGCCGATGCGCGGCGGAGTGCGTGTTCGCGCCCTACTTCTGCGCGGAGGACGGCGCGTCGCAGTTCGCGGCCATCCACAAGGTGTTCGGCGCCAGCAACGCGGCCAAGCTGCTGCAGCAGGTGGCGCCGGGGGACCGGAGCGAGGTCGCCGCCACGGTGACCTACGAGGCGCAGGCCAGGCTGCGCGACCCCGTCTACGGCTGCGTCGCCCACATCTTCGCGCTGCAGCAGCAGGTGGTGGCGCTGCAGGCGCAGGTGGCGCACGCCAGGACGCAGGCGCAgctgggggcggcgacggcgatgcaCCCGCTGCtccagcagcagctgcagcagcaggCGTGGCAGGTGGCGGCCGCCGCGGAGCAGCACGACCACCAGTCCATGACGTCCACGCAGAGCAGCTCCGGCTGCTACAGCGGCGCCCACCAGCGCTCCGACGGGTCCTCGCTGCACGGCGCCGAGATGTACTGCGGCTACGGCGAGCAGGAGGAAGGCAGTTACTGA